In Erigeron canadensis isolate Cc75 chromosome 1, C_canadensis_v1, whole genome shotgun sequence, a single window of DNA contains:
- the LOC122585716 gene encoding peptide-N4-(N-acetyl-beta-glucosaminyl)asparagine amidase A-like — protein sequence MNNVITLLFFLLPLFFPIPIQSFPNLSLSSQNHFINRITRNTTSNHDTEYFEVTQPLPTDDLTPTCSINVLNHTFENNSNSTSNITSRLVNVPYSPPPATCQWSHVVLDFHAQCQGEKQQHDDIAGLWINGVELLRTSISQPNEYGSVVFWNIRKDVTRYSSVLAQNNLTFSLMIENLLNEEFVDVYFVNVSLLFYNGNVIKGESLYPYETPADLIVPVSGGLDESGFWLKIHNESDVQTRNVEISQKSYKAVLEVYVSFHGDDEFWYMNPPDSYITANNLNRSKGNGAYREVLVTVDGNKLVGTVIPFPVIYTKGINPLLWKPVVSFGAFDLPSYDINFTPFLGLLLDNKNHSIGFEIAGGVSFWLVDANLHLWLDQSNVIAIVEYEPPAMEIEHEYEFEGLKGEFEIEVERKTTAIGWIQSSLGFLKTKITEKNTFKNKLKYLDQGTRVTLEQEIKVKTKVKITTDSGHSIGELEIEKVYPLKLNIVNQPGFGKGCGYLMSTSNVVQGRTDRFTSEKISRVLKRNLNCTSSMVVKDNGLVVSGSMENHQNYDYKDEFGCYSRRVEMVGGDVIADQTSSNCVD from the exons ATGAACAACGTCATCACGCTCCTCTTCTTCCTACTCCCTCTTTTCTTCCCCATCCCAATTCAATCTTTTCCCAATCTCTCATTATCTTCACAAAATCATTTCATCAATCGAATCACACGAAACACGACCTCGAATCACGACACCGAGTACTTTGAAGTCACACAACCACTCCCAACCGACGACCTTACTCCAACTTGCTCAATCAATGTCCTCAATCACACCTTTGAAAACAACTCCAACTCCACTTCCAACATTACATCTCGATTGGTCAACGTTCCGTACAGTCCACCACCCGCCACGTGTCAATGGTCCCACGTGGTCCTTGATTTCCATGCTCAATGTCAAGGTGAAAAACAACAACATGATGATATCGCCGGTTTATGGATTAATGGAGTTGAGCTTTTGCGTACGAGTATCTCTCAACCAAATGAATACGGGTCGGTTGTCTTTTGGAATATTCGCAAAGATGTTACTCGTTATTCTTCAGTTCTTGCTCAAAATAATCTCACATTTTCTCTAATGATTGAAAACCTACTTAACGAAGAATTCGTTGATGTTTACTTCGTTAATGTGTCTTTACTCTTTTACAACGGCAATGTCATTAAAGGAGAATCATTATATCCTTATGAAACACCAGCCGATTTGATTGTACCGGTATCTGGAGGTCTAGACGAGTCGGGTTTTTGGTTGAAAATACATAACGAATCAGATGTGCAAACAAGAAATGTAGAAATTTCTCAAAAGAGTTACAAAGCGGTACTTGAAGTATATGTTTCGTTTCATGGAGATGACGAGTTTTGGTATATGAATCCGCCTGATTCGTATATAACAGCCAACAATTTAAACAGGAGCAAAG ggaatGGAGCATATCGCGAAGTTTTGGTTACTGTTGATGGAAATAAATTGGTGGGTACCGTGATTCCTTTTCCGGTGATATACACCAAAGGAATCAATCCGTTGTTATGGAAACCGGTGGTGTCATTCGGAGCTTTCGATCTTCCTTCATATGATATTAACTTCACTCCATTTTTAGGCCTTCTTTTAGATAACAAAAATCATTCTATCGGGTTTGAAATCGCGGGTGGGGTTTCATTTTGGCTAGTGGATGCAAATTTGCATCTTTGGTTGGATCAATCAAATGTGATCGCGATCGTGGAGTACGAACCGCCGGCTATGGAAATCGAACACGAATATGAGTTTGAAGGGCTAAAAGGGGAGTTCGAGATTGAAGTAGAAAGAAAGACCACGGCTATTGGTTGGATACAGTCGAGTTTAGGTTTTTTAAAGACGAAAATAACTGAGAAAAATACTTTCAAAAACAAACTCAAGTATTTGGATCAAGGAACTCGTGTAACGCTTGAACAAGAGATCAAAGTCAAAACTAAAGTAAAGATCACAACCGATTCGGGTCATTCAATTGGAGAACTTGAAATCGAAAAAGTTTATCCTTTGAAACTCAATATTGTGAATCAGCCTGGATTTGGTAAAGGTTGTGGTTATTTGATGAGCACGTCGAATGTGGTTCAAGGGCGGACCGACAGATTTACAAGCGAAAAAATATCTAGAGTTTTGAAGCGTAATTTAAATTGTACTAGTTCGATGGTGGTGAAGGATAATGGTCTCGTCGTTTCGGGCTCGATGGAAAACCATCAGAATTATGACTATAAGGATGAATTTGGTTGTTACTCTCGAAGGGTTGAGATGGTGGGAGGTGATGTTATTGCAGATCAAACGAGCTCCAATTGTGTTGATTAG
- the LOC122589049 gene encoding sister chromatid cohesion 1 protein 1, with amino-acid sequence MFYSHQLLARKAPLGQIWRAATVHMKINRKNLNKLNIINICDEILNPTVPMALRLSGILMGGVCIVYERKVKLLYEDVTRLLVEINEAWKVKPARDPTVLPKGKTQAKYEAVTLPDDQISDLGEDQHIYFSNSDTLFQINRSAYTEMNLDNIDDSYISHNQAEADLPHDSHQVDIDLITIVDRFDSHQTDAGLFNRFERFDIEGDHIEQNEGTQGHDHTDMPYTHVPSPPPQAEPQNPDEIREKHPEDHANHQSDEHKAQDSPQIKRPPRKRARRAPIPVMDCEQTIIPGPMYQSWLQDTSDIVSRSGRGRKRKHSGSMNSIKIARLMDLPPVALVCGLLTDGKSDIYYPTPLLKQWMKCKPVLDSPSAETLPPHAPASSSSPPPETNNYHDPTSFPFEDHHSGVGCGSLEKSMETARPPIDNNEMRPEIPSDQLIDIHINNGVSVTEAYGGTAAATDAAVTPANSITGDGVKSISSESGNMFVTFGRSNLKKRVSSSRLSGSSLEPVAEESSLSDPKYKLAKLNENEMEPENDLCVETGPTQTQKVPMPDQQMEQLTDSIRLQLKTHFDTPGGSADTSLNQLAMGLDRKGAACLFYQACVLASRDFIKVHQKQPYGDILISRGIKM; translated from the exons atgtTCTACTCTCACCAGCTACTCGCTCGCAAAGCTCCCCTCGGTCAAATCTg gaGGGCAGCAACAGTGCACATGAAAATCAATAGAAAGAATCTCAACAAGCTGAACATCATCAACATCTG TGATGAAATACTGAATCCAACAGTACCAATGGCTCTTAGACTATCTGGAATCCTCATgg GTGGAGTCTGTATCGTATACGAGCGGAAAGTTAAACTTCTCTATG AGGATGTGACCCGTCTTCTC GTGGAGATTAATGAAGCCTGGAAGGTGAAACCTGCTCGAGATCCAACGGTTCTTCCTAAGGGCAAGACTCAAGCCAA ATATGAAGCCGTTACACTCCCTGATGACCAAATCTCAGACTTAGGAGAGGATCAACATATCTACTTTTCTAATTCAGACACACTATTTCAGATAAACAGAAGTGCTTATACTGAAATG AATCTTGACAACATAGATGATTCGTACATCAGCCACAACCAGGCCGAAGCTGACCTGCCTCATGATTCTCATCAAG TTGATATTGATCTTATCACGATAGTTGATCGCTTTGATTCACACCAGACTGATGCAGGTCTTTTCAATCGGTTTGAGAG GTTTGACATTGAAGGTGACCACATTGAACAAAACGAAGGGACACAAGGCCATGACCATACTGACATGCCATATACTCATGTCCCCTCTCCACCTCCACAAGCCGAGCCTCAAAATC CTGATGAGATACGAGAGAaacatccagaggatcatgccAATCATCAATCTGATGAGCACAAG GCCCAAGATAGTCCACAGATTAAAAGACCACCTAGAAAAAGAGCAAGACGGGCCCCAATTCCAGTCATGGATTGTGAGCAAACAATAATTCCCGGTCCGATGTATCAATCATGGCTTCAGGACACTTCTGATATTGTCTCAAGAAGTGGCAGAGGAAGAAAGCGAAAG CACTCGGGAAGCATGAACTCCATAAAGATAGCCAGGCTCATGGATCTACCACCAGTTGCTCTAGTTTGTGGCTTGCTTACAGATGGAAAATCCGATATCTATTATCCTACTCCTCTTTTGAAACAATGGATGAAATGTAAACCTGTGCTTGATTCCCCTTCCG CAGAAACATTGCCACCACATGCACCAGCAtcgtcatcatcaccaccaccagaaACAAATAACTATCATGACCCCACCTCATTT CCTTTTGAAGATCATCATAGTGGAGTTGGTTGCGGATCATTGGAGAAATCCATGGAGACAGCAAGGCCGCCTATCGATAACAATGAGATGCGTCCTGAAATCCCCAGTGACCAGCTGATAGACATCCATATAAACAATGGAGTAAGTGTAACTGAGGCTTATGGGGGGACAGCAGCTGCAACTGATGCGGCAGTTACACCTGCAAACTCAA TAACAGGTGATGGTGTTAAATCTATAAGCTCGGAATCTGGAAACATGTTTGTCACTTTTGGAAG GTCTAACCTGAAGAAACGTGTCTCGTCATCTAGACTAAGTGGAAGTAGCCTTGAACCAGTGGCAGAGGAGTCCTCACTATCTGATCCAAAATACAAGTTAGCTAAACTAAATGAAAACGAGATGGAACCAGAGAATG ATCTATGTGTGGAAACTGGACCAACCCAAACCCAAAAAGTTCCAATGCCTGATCAACAAATGGAGCAGTTAACTGACTCCATCCGCTT GCAACTGAAGACACATTTTGACACACCAGGGGGATCTGCTGACACTTCACTTAACCAGCTTGCAATGGGATTGGACAGGAAAGGGGCTGCTTGTTTATTTTATCAGGCTTGTG TTTTGGCGTCTCGTGACTTCATAAAAGTGCATCAGAAACAACCTTATGGAGACATTCTAATTTCAAGGGGTATCAAGATGTAA
- the LOC122584020 gene encoding sorting and assembly machinery component 50 homolog B-like, whose protein sequence is MAKEDDPLSEIFEDEDNEQEESNESDDDEGDDDDDDDDEDFEPLLTPESITRSERAKMESIFNKISSPETLVPLRVHKISIKGNTKTRESVIISEIQALKTATSVQELIQSATIANMRLQKLDIFDSVSITFDSGPPGTTNVVIHVVEANKPLTGDIGVFTKPEARSWSIEGSLKLKNLLGYADLWDASLSYGWDQASEVSAGVSLPRFMRLFTPVMARVSLISQDWLKFTSYKEQALGLSLGLLSTKNHDLAYNLSWRSLTDPSQMASKSIRRQLGHGLLSHLKYTFKIDKRNSPLRPTRGFAFVSASQLGGIFPDYRSLRFIRQEFDLRYALPLGFARSALNFGVAGGVIFPWGSEFVNAPTSIHDRFFLGGNTSPVCSLGGPTSLLGFKIRGLGPSELKREVKTNSEDKNSNTSERDFLGGDLAVTAFADLSFDLPLKVLRDSNIHAHAFACAGSLTKLTENSFREFSFQKYRDSFRSSAGFGLIIPTRLFRMEINYCYILKQHEHDRAKTGVQFSFSSPL, encoded by the exons ATGGCGAAAGAAGACGATCCTCTTTCAGAAATATTCGAAGACGAAGATAACGAACAAGAAGAATCAAATGAATCCGACGACGACGAAGgtgacgacgacgacgacgacgacgacgaaGATTTCGAACCATTACTTACACCTGAATCTATAACTAGATCCGAAAGAGCTAAAATGGAATCAATTTTCAACAAAATCTCATCCCCAGAAACACTTGTTCCGTTACGAGTACACAAAATATCAATCAAAGGAAACACTAAAACAAGAGAGTCAGTTATCATTTCCGAAATTCAAGCCCTAAAAACCGCTACATCAGTTCAAGAGCTAATTCAATCTGCTACAATAGCGAATATGAGGCTTCAGAAGTTAGATATATTTGATTCTGTATCTATTACTTTTGATTCTGGACCTCCTGGTACTACTAATGTGGTTATTCATGTTGTTGAGGCTAACAAGCCCCTTACCGGCGATATCGGCGTTTTTACTAAACCAGAG GCTAGATCTTGGTCAATTGAGGGATCACTCAAGCTTAAAAACTTACTTGGTTATGCTGATCTTTGGGATGCTTCTTTATCTTATGGATGGGACCAAGCATCAGAAGTTAGCGCTGGTGTATCTTTGCCAAGATTCATGAGGTTATTCACTCCTGTAATGGCCCGTGTATCCCTGATTTCTCAAGATTGGTTGAAGTTCACCTCATACAAAGAGCAAGCACTGGGCCTATCTTTGGGCCTACTATCAACCAAGAACCATGACCTGGCATATAATCTCTCTTGGCGCAGCTTGACCGACCCATCACAAATGGCTTCCAAGTCGATAAGGAGGCAGCTTGGACATGGTTTATTATCGCATTTGAAGTATACATTTAAGATTGATAAGAGAAACTCGCCGCTAAGACCAACTAGAGGATTTGCTTTTGTTTCTGCTTCTCAACTTGGTGGCATTTTTCCTGATTATCGAAGCTTGCGTTTTATCCGCCAG GAATTCGATCTTCGCTACGCTTTACCCTTGGGTTTTGCACGTTCTGCTCTGAACTTTGGAGTTGCTGGTGGTGTTATTTTTCCATGGGGAAGTGAGTTTGTGAATGCACCAACTTCTATACATGATCGGTTCTTCTTGGGTGGGAATACTTCTCCAGTTTGCTCACTGGGGGGACCCACGTCATTATTGGGCTTTAAGATTAGAGGATTAGGCCCAAGTGAACTCAAGAGGGAAGTTAAAACAAACTCTGAAGATAAAAATTCTAATACTTCTGAAAGGGATTTTCTGGGTGGAGACCTTGCTGTTACAGCCTTTGCAGACCTTTCTTTTGATCTCCCGTTGAAGGTGTTGAGAGATTCTAATATTCATGCCCATGCATTTGCTTGTGCTGGGAGTCTAACCAAGTTAACCGAGAATTCATTTCGAGAATTTTCTTTCCAGAAGTACCGAGATTCATTTCGTAGTTCTGCAGGATTTGGACTTATCATACCAACTAGATTGTTTCGGATGGAG